The Nitrospira sp. genome window below encodes:
- the dtd gene encoding D-aminoacyl-tRNA deacylase produces MRAVLQRVTNASVEVERKVVGQIQEGLMVLLGVAKGDDETDVRYLVEKIRSLRIFADEQGKMNRSLMDVGGAVLLVSQFTLLGRTTNGRRPSFDEAAPPDLARCLYEQVAADLQAGGTSVETGVFAAHMQVALVNDGPVTFVVDSREGR; encoded by the coding sequence ATGAGAGCCGTTCTTCAACGCGTCACGAATGCTTCGGTAGAGGTCGAGAGAAAGGTGGTAGGTCAAATCCAGGAAGGCCTCATGGTCCTGTTGGGAGTCGCCAAAGGTGATGATGAGACGGATGTGCGATATCTGGTCGAGAAGATTCGAAGCCTCCGTATTTTTGCGGATGAACAAGGCAAGATGAACCGATCGCTGATGGACGTGGGCGGCGCGGTGCTGTTGGTCTCCCAATTCACTCTGTTGGGCCGGACCACCAACGGGCGTCGCCCCAGCTTTGATGAGGCTGCTCCTCCCGACCTGGCCAGGTGCCTCTATGAGCAGGTTGCGGCTGATTTGCAGGCAGGCGGAACGTCGGTTGAAACCGGTGTGTTTGCCGCGCATATGCAGGTGGCCTTGGTGAACGACGGACCAGTGACGTTCGTGGTAGACAGCAGAGAAGGGCGTTAG
- a CDS encoding LemA family protein — protein sequence MGRTWRQKMVISIAMIVVLSMSGCGYNDLQGLDEDTKAAWSEVINQYQRRADLIPNLVATVKGYAAHEKETLEGVVNARAKATGMQMTPEVLKDPAAFETFQKAQAGLTSALGRLIAIAENYPNLKADQNFRDLQSQLEGTENRITVARKRYIDRVAEYNKMVRFFPTNLTAKLLLHLEERPNFTVADEKAVAKPPEVNF from the coding sequence ATGGGGCGTACTTGGCGGCAAAAGATGGTGATCAGCATAGCGATGATCGTCGTATTGTCTATGTCCGGTTGCGGTTACAACGACCTTCAAGGCTTGGACGAAGATACAAAGGCTGCGTGGAGCGAAGTGATCAATCAATACCAGCGCCGTGCCGATCTCATTCCGAACCTTGTTGCGACGGTCAAGGGGTACGCAGCGCACGAAAAAGAGACCCTTGAAGGTGTTGTGAACGCCAGAGCCAAGGCGACAGGGATGCAGATGACGCCCGAGGTGCTCAAAGATCCAGCCGCATTCGAGACATTTCAAAAGGCCCAAGCCGGTCTGACCTCGGCGCTAGGCCGGCTGATCGCCATTGCCGAAAATTACCCCAACCTGAAAGCCGATCAAAATTTCAGGGACCTCCAAAGCCAGCTGGAGGGGACGGAAAATCGGATCACGGTGGCGCGCAAGCGGTACATCGACCGTGTGGCGGAATATAACAAGATGGTCCGATTTTTCCCGACCAACCTCACAGCGAAGCTTCTGCTGCACCTGGAAGAGCGCCCCAACTTTACGGTCGCCGATGAGAAAGCCGTGGCGAAACCACCCGAAGTGAACTTCTGA
- a CDS encoding arsenosugar biosynthesis-associated peroxidase-like protein encodes MDSYYHAHDLDKFSDMGKGNKALWEKFAAYYDAVFAEGALTEREKALIALAVAHTVQCPYCIDAYTQASLEKGSNVEEMTEAVHVACAIRGGASLIHGVQMRNVAEKLSM; translated from the coding sequence ATGGACTCGTATTATCACGCGCATGATCTCGACAAGTTTTCCGATATGGGGAAAGGCAACAAGGCACTGTGGGAAAAGTTTGCGGCGTATTACGATGCGGTCTTCGCGGAAGGGGCGTTGACCGAGCGAGAGAAGGCGCTCATCGCCCTCGCCGTCGCCCATACCGTGCAATGCCCCTACTGCATCGATGCCTACACCCAGGCATCGCTGGAAAAGGGGTCGAATGTCGAAGAGATGACCGAAGCAGTCCACGTCGCCTGTGCCATCCGCGGCGGAGCCTCACTCATCCATGGCGTGCAGATGCGAAACGTGGCAGAGAAGCTATCGATGTAG
- the lpxC gene encoding UDP-3-O-acyl-N-acetylglucosamine deacetylase, whose protein sequence is MRNQQTLASAVTCSGVGLHSGQSASITLRPAPPDTGVVFVNRKADGDTYLSASIEHRVPTELCTAVSGNGFHVQTIEHLLSALSGLHVDNVFIDVTASEVPVMDGSAAPFVRLIQSVGLVPQERKQPFLKIMAPIEVTEGSKRVRIEPSSTPRITYSIHYEHPLIKTQTYTYDCSVSTFENEIAEARTFGFLYEVQALWARGLGKGGTLDNTIVLSDDGVVNDSGLRFGDEFVRHKILDLIGDLSLLGAPFIGHIVADRSGHALHTRLVQQILTQPEKWVLLNVEPSGDRKPAFAHTAYLEPAVALQAS, encoded by the coding sequence GTGCGCAACCAACAAACTCTGGCATCGGCAGTAACTTGTTCGGGCGTGGGACTCCACTCCGGCCAATCGGCGTCGATCACGCTGCGACCCGCTCCTCCTGACACCGGTGTGGTTTTTGTCAATCGTAAGGCAGACGGTGATACGTATCTTTCCGCCTCCATTGAACATCGAGTCCCGACCGAATTGTGCACGGCCGTCAGCGGCAATGGCTTCCACGTTCAGACCATTGAGCATCTGCTATCGGCGTTGTCCGGGCTTCATGTCGACAATGTTTTCATCGATGTCACGGCAAGCGAAGTTCCGGTCATGGATGGAAGCGCAGCGCCGTTTGTCCGGCTGATTCAATCCGTCGGCCTCGTCCCGCAGGAGCGGAAGCAGCCGTTTCTCAAAATTATGGCTCCGATTGAAGTGACCGAGGGATCAAAGCGCGTTCGGATCGAACCGTCCTCCACCCCGAGGATCACGTACTCCATTCACTATGAGCATCCTTTGATCAAGACACAAACCTATACGTATGATTGTTCCGTCAGTACGTTTGAGAATGAGATTGCCGAAGCCAGGACATTCGGATTTCTGTATGAAGTTCAAGCATTGTGGGCTCGGGGACTCGGCAAAGGCGGGACCCTGGACAACACCATTGTGTTGTCGGATGACGGGGTCGTCAATGATTCCGGCCTCCGATTCGGCGACGAGTTTGTCCGCCACAAGATTCTCGATCTGATCGGTGACTTGTCCCTTTTGGGAGCACCCTTCATCGGTCACATTGTCGCGGATCGGTCGGGGCATGCACTTCACACTCGGTTGGTTCAACAGATCCTGACGCAGCCGGAGAAGTGGGTGCTGCTGAACGTGGAGCCCTCAGGAGACAGGAAGCCAGCGTTCGCACACACGGCTTACCTTGAGCCAGCCGTTGCACTTCAGGCCTCTTAG
- a CDS encoding winged helix-turn-helix domain-containing protein, translated as MEELTDILVGLEQRINAYKSRFHELEKKRRRLDDEIATIKKYLELAETLYRVEADKAKLASLSNQIITTDDSKGIRPAPVMDVTDQSREILLGRSKYVGKSVPQAAYEILRESNRAMHAKELVQRLIEGGLQIKGKTPLTSIATSLKRDKRFRKVGPNTFEALDDMLIQAV; from the coding sequence GTGGAGGAATTAACAGACATTCTCGTTGGTCTAGAGCAACGGATCAACGCGTATAAGAGCCGGTTCCACGAACTAGAGAAGAAGCGTCGCCGACTCGATGACGAAATCGCCACCATTAAGAAATATCTGGAGCTCGCTGAAACCCTCTATCGTGTCGAGGCCGACAAGGCCAAGCTGGCCAGCCTCTCCAACCAGATCATTACAACGGATGATTCCAAGGGGATCCGGCCTGCGCCGGTTATGGACGTCACCGACCAATCACGCGAGATTCTCCTCGGACGGAGTAAGTATGTAGGGAAAAGCGTCCCTCAAGCAGCCTATGAAATCCTCCGCGAATCGAATCGTGCGATGCACGCAAAAGAGCTGGTGCAGCGTTTGATCGAAGGCGGGTTGCAGATCAAAGGGAAGACGCCGCTCACGTCGATCGCGACGTCGCTCAAGCGTGACAAGCGGTTCAGAAAGGTCGGCCCCAATACGTTCGAAGCCTTGGACGATATGCTGATTCAAGCCGTGTAG
- the murJ gene encoding murein biosynthesis integral membrane protein MurJ, translated as MSEPTLSTSAPVKLQDENRSVVKAAGVIGVATFSSRILGFIRDMVLARLFGATPAADAFFIAFRIPSLLRELFAEGSMSSAFIPVYTEYRTTRSKQEAWELASAVFTTLLAIVTLVTMVGILAAPWLVQLLAPGFQDHPDKLELTTLLARVMFPYLLFISLAALAMGILNSVRAFAAPAFSPLFLNVFIIIGAVWLAPLLSEPIIGVAIGVVAGGAAQFVMQLPSLKLRGLLFGFRLEPDHPGLRRIGMLILPTLLGLSVTQINLTVSTVLASFFAGGPTYLFYGMRLIQFPLGIFGVALATAILPTLSSQAARGALEELRITLGFGLRMILFIIVPAMVGLILLRTPIVHLFFEHGTFTAQDTAETAMTVLCYAIGLWAFGGVRIIVTAFYSLQDTKTPAISAAVALAANILFSLVLMSVIGAAGLALATALAAMVNGIILVAVLNRRLGGVDWKAVGRSSLRVLGACIPLVIACWWTAGAEVWTHPAEWVTKSAMLVATIGLSVGGYLAVHALFRSEELGVVWGMVSRKLGRLTA; from the coding sequence ATGTCAGAGCCCACCCTTTCGACCAGCGCTCCAGTCAAACTCCAGGACGAAAATCGATCAGTCGTCAAAGCGGCTGGGGTGATCGGTGTCGCCACGTTTTCCAGTCGTATCCTCGGCTTCATTCGCGACATGGTGCTGGCCAGATTGTTCGGGGCGACGCCGGCGGCGGACGCCTTTTTCATCGCGTTCCGCATCCCCAGCCTTCTTCGCGAGCTATTTGCCGAAGGTTCGATGTCATCGGCCTTCATTCCTGTGTACACGGAATACCGGACGACGCGGAGCAAACAGGAGGCCTGGGAACTGGCCAGCGCGGTCTTCACGACGCTCCTGGCCATCGTCACACTGGTGACGATGGTCGGGATTCTGGCCGCTCCTTGGCTTGTCCAGCTGCTCGCTCCGGGATTTCAGGACCACCCCGATAAACTCGAGCTCACGACGCTGCTCGCCCGCGTCATGTTTCCCTACCTTCTGTTCATCAGCTTGGCGGCGTTGGCCATGGGCATTCTGAACTCGGTACGAGCCTTTGCAGCGCCGGCCTTTTCACCGCTGTTCCTCAATGTCTTCATCATCATCGGCGCCGTGTGGCTGGCTCCGCTTCTGTCGGAACCGATCATCGGGGTGGCGATCGGCGTGGTGGCGGGAGGTGCGGCCCAGTTCGTCATGCAGCTTCCGAGCCTGAAACTGCGGGGATTGTTGTTCGGCTTCCGATTGGAGCCTGACCATCCTGGCCTGCGGCGGATCGGCATGTTGATACTGCCCACGCTGCTCGGCTTGTCTGTGACGCAGATCAACCTGACGGTGAGCACGGTCTTGGCGTCCTTCTTCGCCGGTGGACCGACCTATTTGTTTTACGGCATGCGGCTGATCCAATTTCCACTGGGTATCTTCGGGGTTGCGTTGGCGACGGCGATTCTGCCGACATTATCGTCACAAGCGGCAAGAGGTGCCTTGGAGGAACTCCGCATCACGCTCGGGTTCGGTCTGCGCATGATCCTCTTCATCATCGTGCCGGCGATGGTGGGGTTAATCTTGTTACGCACTCCGATCGTGCATCTCTTTTTTGAGCACGGCACATTCACTGCGCAAGATACGGCTGAAACGGCGATGACGGTCCTCTGCTACGCCATCGGCTTGTGGGCATTCGGAGGGGTTCGAATCATCGTCACGGCGTTCTACTCACTGCAAGATACCAAGACGCCGGCCATCTCGGCGGCGGTCGCGCTGGCTGCGAATATCCTCTTCTCGCTGGTGTTGATGTCTGTAATAGGTGCGGCGGGGTTGGCACTCGCCACCGCATTGGCGGCTATGGTAAATGGAATCATTCTGGTGGCGGTATTGAACCGGAGACTAGGCGGAGTTGACTGGAAAGCGGTGGGACGGTCTTCCCTGCGGGTTCTGGGCGCATGTATTCCGCTGGTGATCGCCTGCTGGTGGACAGCTGGAGCAGAGGTATGGACGCATCCTGCCGAATGGGTCACCAAATCCGCGATGCTCGTTGCCACTATTGGTCTGAGTGTCGGTGGATATCTCGCGGTCCACGCGTTGTTTCGGTCCGAGGAACTCGGGGTGGTGTGGGGGATGGTGAGCAGAAAATTGGGTCGATTGACGGCATGA
- a CDS encoding polymer-forming cytoskeletal protein, with the protein MWKQGDGEGGEGERAEGEQTAGERARERWVEDRRSPSKNGPTLPDEVAFVGKDVEFKGIITYSGTVRIDGSLDGEIHTDGGLLVGPDAVLKAKITAGTVVCHGNITGDIHAKNQILLRAPAVVQGSLTTPVLSMEEGVVFNGTLEMKPQAKAGVTRDMGANVVNITSRPPVQRLAA; encoded by the coding sequence ATGTGGAAGCAGGGAGATGGGGAAGGAGGAGAGGGAGAACGGGCGGAAGGAGAACAGACAGCAGGAGAACGGGCAAGGGAGCGGTGGGTGGAGGACAGGCGCAGCCCATCAAAGAACGGTCCGACCCTTCCGGACGAGGTCGCCTTCGTCGGCAAAGATGTCGAGTTCAAGGGCATCATCACCTATTCCGGTACAGTCAGGATCGATGGATCCTTGGACGGCGAAATTCACACCGACGGTGGCTTACTCGTCGGCCCTGATGCGGTGCTCAAGGCCAAGATTACGGCTGGAACCGTGGTGTGTCACGGAAACATCACAGGTGATATCCACGCGAAGAACCAAATTCTCCTCCGTGCTCCGGCCGTGGTTCAAGGCAGCCTGACCACACCGGTGCTTTCGATGGAAGAAGGGGTGGTGTTCAATGGGACGTTGGAGATGAAGCCCCAGGCCAAGGCCGGGGTGACAAGGGACATGGGGGCGAACGTCGTCAATATCACGAGCCGGCCACCGGTTCAACGACTCGCGGCGTGA
- a CDS encoding WYL domain-containing protein: MAHRKGRKPKRYSQVARISVMLRRLIGGATVGELAEEFQVTKRQVHRDLQQLEDSGYPLERDDGRWRLPSGFKGLEVAVSPYELMSLYLAQSHLAYLKGTPFVEALEAVIRKVEAGLPDKVRNHLERIVTTFAPLQRPVRAYVSQRQVIESVRRALLRQLTIVLHGYRKPGEDPQDYLVDPYQLILYQYGLYLSGYSHQAGALRMFALERIKSVTVTEDMFELPKVPLAKRLDRAFGLIEEPPQEVKIWIAPEWVYFVKERSWHLTQMLKLQKDGSVILTMQCGGLDELTAWVLSFGPGAKVLGPQSLINQVSGQLTAAAQSYRS, translated from the coding sequence GTGGCCCATCGCAAGGGACGGAAACCCAAACGCTATAGCCAAGTCGCGCGTATCAGCGTCATGCTTCGTCGGCTCATTGGCGGAGCGACGGTGGGAGAGTTGGCCGAAGAGTTCCAAGTCACGAAGCGTCAGGTTCACCGTGATCTTCAGCAGCTCGAAGATTCTGGTTATCCGTTGGAACGGGATGATGGGAGGTGGAGACTTCCTTCGGGCTTCAAGGGGTTGGAAGTCGCCGTGTCACCGTATGAACTCATGTCGCTCTATCTTGCCCAGAGCCATCTGGCGTACTTGAAAGGAACGCCGTTTGTTGAGGCTTTGGAAGCCGTCATCAGGAAAGTCGAAGCGGGGCTTCCCGATAAAGTCAGAAATCATCTTGAACGGATCGTAACAACCTTTGCGCCCCTGCAGCGACCCGTGCGAGCCTACGTTTCTCAAAGACAAGTCATAGAATCCGTTCGAAGGGCATTACTACGTCAACTTACCATTGTCTTGCACGGTTACCGGAAGCCTGGAGAGGATCCTCAGGATTATTTGGTAGATCCCTATCAATTGATTCTGTACCAGTACGGGCTGTATCTCAGCGGGTATTCCCATCAAGCGGGAGCGCTGAGAATGTTCGCGCTGGAGCGGATCAAGAGCGTCACGGTCACGGAGGACATGTTCGAGCTGCCCAAGGTTCCCCTTGCGAAACGCCTTGATCGAGCCTTCGGCCTGATCGAGGAGCCGCCGCAGGAAGTGAAGATCTGGATTGCGCCTGAGTGGGTTTATTTCGTCAAAGAACGAAGCTGGCATCTAACGCAGATGCTCAAACTCCAGAAGGACGGTTCCGTCATTCTGACCATGCAGTGCGGCGGCCTCGACGAACTGACCGCGTGGGTTCTTTCCTTCGGGCCTGGTGCGAAGGTGCTTGGTCCTCAATCACTCATCAATCAGGTGTCAGGTCAACTGACAGCCGCCGCCCAATCGTATCGATCTTAA
- a CDS encoding methylated-DNA--[protein]-cysteine S-methyltransferase codes for MRRAVIFHSPWGWMGIVESLKGIQAIVLPKRSKRAVESDLRAQSDGSLQQEESARLEAARRQLLDYIAGRRNTFDVSLDLSEGTSFQRKVWRTLRRVPYGKLRSYQWIASRVGGKHYARAVGNAVGANPIPIVIPCHRIVAHDASLGGFSGGLSMKRKLLALEGTLTQLQRG; via the coding sequence GTGCGACGTGCGGTGATCTTTCATTCGCCCTGGGGCTGGATGGGAATCGTGGAATCGCTGAAAGGGATTCAAGCGATTGTATTGCCGAAACGGTCGAAACGGGCCGTCGAGTCCGATCTCAGGGCACAGTCGGACGGATCGTTGCAACAAGAAGAATCTGCTCGACTGGAAGCGGCTCGTCGGCAGTTGCTCGACTATATTGCGGGGAGACGGAACACATTTGATGTCTCGCTCGATCTCTCGGAAGGAACATCGTTCCAACGGAAAGTCTGGCGGACACTGCGACGGGTCCCATACGGCAAGCTCCGTTCATATCAATGGATTGCCTCACGGGTTGGAGGGAAGCACTACGCTCGAGCGGTCGGCAACGCGGTTGGTGCGAATCCGATTCCGATCGTTATACCCTGTCACCGGATCGTCGCTCACGACGCGTCGCTCGGTGGGTTCTCCGGTGGACTGTCCATGAAACGCAAGTTGCTGGCTCTCGAAGGGACATTGACTCAATTGCAACGAGGGTGA
- a CDS encoding PilZ domain-containing protein, translating into MSRQVACPCCHKQGALRVWPQTPRELIAALIWIVPFQCRHCRHRFLARRVSVAGSSHPIERREHLRIPVRLCLSFSGGKVRGEGTVLDLSLGGCIIKSQAHVRVDDIFYLEIVIAEDEAPVEVAAMVRSVSTRGIAFKFLRKAQENNRLLTFIQSHSGSTSNVLSKAVEPTVTG; encoded by the coding sequence ATGAGTCGGCAGGTGGCTTGTCCGTGCTGTCACAAGCAGGGTGCATTGCGGGTATGGCCGCAGACCCCGCGAGAACTGATTGCGGCGCTGATTTGGATTGTGCCGTTCCAGTGCCGACATTGCCGCCATCGTTTCCTTGCACGTCGCGTGAGCGTGGCGGGATCCTCTCATCCAATCGAGCGCCGCGAACACCTCCGTATCCCTGTTCGTCTGTGCCTGTCGTTTTCCGGGGGAAAAGTGAGGGGCGAGGGCACGGTGCTGGACCTCTCGTTAGGCGGCTGCATCATCAAGAGCCAGGCCCACGTGCGGGTTGACGATATTTTTTACCTGGAGATCGTTATCGCCGAAGATGAAGCTCCCGTCGAAGTAGCAGCCATGGTGCGGTCAGTGAGTACGCGCGGTATCGCCTTTAAGTTTCTCCGCAAGGCCCAAGAGAACAACCGCCTTCTGACGTTCATCCAATCCCATTCGGGCTCCACTTCCAACGTCCTCTCCAAGGCCGTCGAGCCGACAGTTACCGGCTAG
- a CDS encoding isoaspartyl peptidase/L-asparaginase family protein, which yields MKAVRPIILAHGGAGSRVMTSSQVACLHAALQVGYHLLDRGSSSLIAVEHTIRVLERSGLFNAGKGSRLQLDGVQRMDASIMEGNSLRAGAVASVEGIIHPITAARHVMEETDHVLLVGPLATKFAGYFKMERHRLWTPSRRLSYGSMLKRKRASQDRHGTVGAVALDRTGTIAAGASTGGIDRMLPGRVGDTPIIGCGVYADNETGAVSMTGWGESIMRLAVAKGICDRLAQGTTPATAARLVLQKLVARIDGSAGCLVVTPQGRFTIRHSTPHMMAGYWAGRGIPVVKDTFR from the coding sequence TTGAAAGCTGTCCGTCCCATCATTCTCGCGCACGGGGGTGCCGGCTCCCGTGTAATGACCTCATCACAAGTCGCCTGCCTGCATGCCGCTTTGCAGGTCGGCTATCATTTGCTGGATCGCGGAAGCTCGTCACTTATTGCCGTTGAACACACTATTCGTGTACTCGAACGCAGCGGGCTTTTCAATGCCGGGAAAGGATCGCGCCTCCAGTTGGATGGCGTACAGCGGATGGATGCCTCCATCATGGAAGGGAATAGCCTCCGCGCTGGGGCGGTGGCTTCCGTCGAAGGCATCATTCATCCCATTACGGCTGCACGCCATGTGATGGAAGAAACGGATCATGTGTTGCTGGTGGGACCTCTGGCGACAAAGTTCGCCGGGTATTTCAAGATGGAGCGCCACCGGCTTTGGACTCCGTCTAGACGCCTTTCCTATGGTTCGATGCTCAAGCGGAAGAGGGCTTCGCAAGATCGGCATGGGACAGTTGGAGCAGTCGCGCTCGATCGAACCGGAACGATCGCTGCTGGCGCCTCGACCGGTGGGATCGATCGCATGTTGCCTGGGCGAGTCGGGGACACGCCGATCATCGGCTGCGGCGTGTATGCTGATAATGAGACCGGCGCCGTCTCAATGACAGGATGGGGCGAGAGCATCATGCGCCTGGCCGTGGCCAAAGGAATTTGCGACCGCTTGGCCCAAGGAACCACACCAGCCACCGCGGCAAGACTTGTGTTGCAGAAACTGGTCGCTCGGATCGACGGATCTGCGGGATGCCTGGTCGTCACGCCTCAGGGACGATTCACCATTCGTCATTCCACCCCTCACATGATGGCTGGCTACTGGGCCGGACGCGGAATCCCGGTGGTCAAAGATACCTTCCGATAG
- a CDS encoding inositol monophosphatase family protein: MLQSDVSFPHEPISRDSLLEAAVAAGQEAGALLLEYAGAGFHIEYKNPINLVTDADRAAEQRIIDCIKARFPAHRFLAEEQGRLEEAQSPYLWIIDPLDGTTNFAHGYPAYCVSIGLEYEGRCVLGAIFDPSRNELFTAIEDRGAWLNGRPIHVSRTMTLDRSLLVTGFAYDIRETPHNNLNHFSSFALKAQGLRRTGSAALDLCYVAAGRFDGFWEVRLNPWDMAAGSVIVREAGGRLSNFSGKDLSIYGQELVATNGQIHDAMLAVLNQENP; encoded by the coding sequence ATGCTACAATCAGACGTGTCCTTTCCTCACGAACCAATCTCGCGTGACAGTCTCCTCGAAGCGGCGGTCGCCGCCGGTCAAGAAGCCGGAGCCCTGCTGCTTGAATATGCCGGAGCCGGTTTTCACATCGAGTATAAGAACCCGATCAATCTTGTCACTGATGCAGACCGCGCTGCCGAGCAGCGCATCATCGACTGTATCAAGGCTCGTTTTCCTGCCCATCGGTTCTTGGCCGAGGAGCAGGGTCGTCTTGAGGAGGCGCAGTCGCCCTATTTGTGGATCATCGATCCGCTGGATGGGACTACCAATTTTGCGCATGGCTATCCAGCCTACTGCGTTTCCATCGGCCTCGAATACGAGGGGCGCTGTGTGCTTGGTGCGATCTTCGATCCATCACGGAATGAACTGTTCACGGCCATTGAAGATCGAGGTGCGTGGTTGAACGGTCGCCCCATCCATGTGTCACGCACGATGACCCTCGACCGCAGTCTATTAGTGACGGGCTTTGCCTACGACATCAGAGAAACGCCGCACAATAACCTCAATCATTTTTCCAGCTTTGCTCTCAAGGCGCAGGGGCTCAGGCGAACCGGATCCGCAGCCTTGGACCTCTGTTACGTGGCGGCAGGACGCTTCGATGGGTTCTGGGAAGTCCGGCTCAATCCATGGGATATGGCGGCTGGGTCGGTGATCGTGCGGGAGGCCGGCGGACGGCTGAGCAATTTCAGCGGAAAAGACCTTTCAATTTATGGTCAGGAACTCGTGGCAACCAACGGACAGATCCACGACGCAATGCTCGCGGTCCTCAACCAAGAGAACCCTTGA
- a CDS encoding TPM domain-containing protein, with protein sequence MSRLAFCCCLAAATLFLTTAAVALDVPPLTGRIVDLTHVLPNSTTESLTAQLATHETQSSNQVAVLIVPSLEGEPLEEFSHRVATSWKLGQKGSDNGVLLLVAMKERKVRIEVGYGLEGVLTDIRSAQIIRNEIVPRFRAGDIPGGVTGGINAIVKTIEGTYQPSEKAVPREETDIIGQAVVAVVVGLLVGLLFMNLYRFIGPVAGAGITALLAPWVVPAILAGGITLLLLLAIGASGTGGRRSRPSGMDDWVWYSSRGGGWGGGSFGGGGGFSGGGGDFGGGGASGNW encoded by the coding sequence ATGAGCCGCCTCGCGTTCTGCTGCTGCCTGGCAGCCGCAACCCTCTTCCTCACCACAGCTGCCGTTGCACTTGATGTTCCTCCGCTGACAGGGCGGATCGTCGATCTCACCCATGTCTTGCCGAACTCCACGACTGAGTCGCTGACGGCGCAGCTGGCGACGCATGAAACTCAGTCGAGCAACCAAGTGGCTGTCCTGATAGTTCCCTCCCTCGAAGGCGAACCGCTCGAAGAATTCTCTCATCGTGTTGCGACGAGCTGGAAACTCGGTCAAAAAGGCTCCGACAACGGCGTTCTGTTGCTCGTGGCGATGAAGGAGCGAAAAGTTCGCATCGAAGTCGGATACGGCCTGGAGGGGGTCTTGACCGACATTCGCTCGGCACAAATCATCAGGAATGAAATTGTTCCTCGGTTTCGGGCCGGTGACATACCCGGTGGGGTGACTGGAGGCATCAATGCGATCGTAAAGACCATTGAAGGAACCTATCAGCCGTCCGAGAAGGCAGTGCCTCGGGAGGAAACCGATATCATTGGGCAAGCCGTGGTTGCTGTCGTTGTCGGACTACTTGTTGGACTCCTGTTCATGAACCTATATCGATTCATCGGGCCGGTCGCGGGAGCAGGGATCACCGCCCTGCTGGCTCCTTGGGTGGTTCCGGCAATCCTGGCAGGCGGTATCACCCTGCTTCTGTTGCTGGCGATCGGTGCTTCTGGTACCGGGGGAAGGAGAAGTCGGCCCAGCGGTATGGATGATTGGGTTTGGTACAGTAGCCGTGGCGGCGGGTGGGGCGGAGGTTCATTTGGTGGTGGAGGTGGGTTCAGTGGTGGCGGAGGCGATTTCGGAGGAGGCGGGGCCAGTGGAAACTGGTAA